Proteins from one Telopea speciosissima isolate NSW1024214 ecotype Mountain lineage chromosome 1, Tspe_v1, whole genome shotgun sequence genomic window:
- the LOC122659595 gene encoding cytochrome b-c1 complex subunit 6-1, mitochondrial translates to MADEEPVDPKKYLEETCKPKCVKPLLEYQACVKRIQGDESGHKHCTGQYFDYWSCVDKCVAPKLFSKLK, encoded by the exons GGCGGATGAAGAACCTGTTGATCCAAAGAAATATCTTGAAGAGACTTGCAAGCCAAAGTGTGTTAAACCTCTTCTTGAATATCAG GCATGTGTTAAGAGAATCCAAGGTGATGAATCTGGTCACAAACACTGTACAGGGCAATACTTCGATTACTGGTCTTGTGTTGACAAATGT GTTGCACCAAAACTCTtttcaaaactgaaataa